Proteins encoded together in one Streptomyces sp. B1I3 window:
- a CDS encoding cysteine hydrolase family protein yields the protein MAYTEEWVTARARDAYEQGRASFDVRPERTALLVIDMQDEFVRPGWSPYWVPAATRMAPRLRQLVEDCRAASIPVIWSIFDDTHLGLDRPQALPFLPHADTDWRRPGPAEVWAPMGRRHDEALIRKPSYGAFYDTPLDTMLRNLGRDTVIVTGTLTNYCCGTTARQAYERGYKVVFGSDTTATDDESRQEPELAVLRKGFALVLTAEEITNRLIATTPAPEDGDGANVA from the coding sequence ATGGCGTATACCGAGGAATGGGTGACCGCGCGAGCGCGCGACGCCTACGAGCAGGGCCGGGCATCGTTCGACGTGCGTCCCGAGCGCACGGCGCTGCTGGTCATCGACATGCAGGACGAATTCGTCCGCCCCGGTTGGAGCCCCTACTGGGTGCCCGCGGCCACCCGGATGGCGCCCCGGCTGCGGCAGTTGGTCGAGGACTGCCGGGCCGCCTCGATCCCGGTGATCTGGAGCATCTTCGACGACACCCACCTCGGACTGGACCGACCGCAGGCCCTGCCCTTCCTCCCGCATGCCGACACCGACTGGCGCCGCCCGGGCCCCGCCGAGGTGTGGGCTCCGATGGGCCGCCGCCACGACGAGGCCCTGATCCGCAAGCCCTCCTACGGCGCGTTCTACGACACCCCGCTCGACACGATGCTGCGCAACCTCGGCCGCGATACGGTCATCGTCACGGGCACCCTCACCAACTACTGTTGCGGCACCACGGCCCGGCAGGCATACGAACGCGGCTACAAGGTCGTCTTCGGATCCGACACCACGGCCACCGACGACGAGTCCCGCCAGGAACCAGAACTCGCCGTGCTGCGCAAGGGCTTCGCACTCGTGCTGACTGCCGAGGAGATCACGAACCGACTGATCGCAACCACTCCGGCACCGGAGGACGGGGACGGGGCGAACGTTGCCTGA
- a CDS encoding PadR family transcriptional regulator, whose amino-acid sequence MLELAILGFLAEGPLHGYQLRRRIAHLSGHARPVSDGSLYPAINRLVKAGLLDRRAEPGASAVQRHTLSLTAAGRTELLRRLREADGLDISDSTRYFTVLAFLSQLPDPAHQHAVLRRRLDFLEQPASFFRDGDRLLRAEDTEDPYRRGMLTIARATSRAERSWLRELLA is encoded by the coding sequence ATGCTGGAACTCGCGATCCTGGGATTCCTGGCCGAGGGGCCACTGCACGGCTACCAACTGCGCCGCCGGATAGCGCACTTGTCCGGCCATGCCCGTCCGGTCAGCGACGGCAGCCTCTATCCGGCTATCAACCGCCTGGTCAAGGCCGGGCTACTCGACCGCAGAGCCGAGCCAGGCGCCTCGGCCGTCCAGCGGCACACCCTGAGTCTGACGGCAGCCGGCCGCACCGAGCTGCTGCGCCGGCTGCGGGAAGCCGACGGCCTGGACATCAGCGACAGCACCCGGTACTTCACGGTCCTGGCCTTTCTCTCCCAGCTTCCCGACCCCGCCCACCAGCACGCGGTACTGCGCCGGCGACTGGACTTCCTGGAACAGCCCGCCAGTTTCTTCCGCGATGGCGACCGCCTCCTGCGCGCCGAGGACACCGAGGACCCCTACCGCCGCGGCATGCTCACCATCGCCCGCGCCACCAGCCGCGCAGAACGTTCGTGGCTACGGGAACTACTGGCCTGA
- a CDS encoding undecaprenyl diphosphate synthase family protein, with protein MATASCAPRTPRTPTAAACSPSPAPPAAQNVRGYGNYWPDADTAGPWPAPGWSLCRETETRTTPFTAAIVLHRTRHWSSPGPDLDLLIRTGGEQRTSNFLPWQSTYAELLFRDTLWPDTDRTHLWQAIDTYTRRDRRFGAARSPLTNPDEHSFAGCSCVIRTGHPEFSDRASLCTRPAAHSFPLSHFGAAQAVSACSRPAAQLRYFFHPHSAFRASPGQAHTGVRAREGSAGQPVAGAAGWPPAAGVPTRHGPWRRGKSRKFR; from the coding sequence ATGGCGACCGCCTCCTGCGCGCCGAGGACACCGAGGACCCCTACCGCCGCGGCATGCTCACCATCGCCCGCGCCACCAGCCGCGCAGAACGTTCGTGGCTACGGGAACTACTGGCCTGACGCCGACACGGCGGGCCCCTGGCCTGCACCCGGATGGTCCCTCTGCCGCGAGACCGAGACCCGCACCACCCCGTTCACCGCCGCCATTGTTCTCCACCGCACGCGGCACTGGTCATCACCCGGGCCGGATCTGGACCTGCTCATCCGCACCGGCGGTGAACAGCGCACCTCCAACTTTCTGCCCTGGCAGTCGACCTACGCCGAACTCCTCTTCCGCGACACCCTGTGGCCGGACACCGACCGCACCCATCTGTGGCAGGCCATCGACACCTACACCCGCCGCGACCGCCGCTTCGGCGCCGCTCGGTCCCCACTCACCAACCCCGACGAACACTCATTCGCCGGGTGCTCTTGTGTGATCCGTACCGGCCACCCGGAGTTCTCGGACCGAGCATCGCTCTGCACCCGGCCCGCCGCTCACTCCTTTCCCCTCTCACACTTCGGCGCGGCGCAGGCGGTTTCCGCTTGCAGCCGGCCGGCCGCGCAGCTCCGCTACTTCTTCCACCCCCACTCTGCGTTTCGGGCGTCTCCCGGTCAGGCACACACCGGGGTGCGGGCCCGCGAAGGCAGCGCTGGACAGCCGGTGGCGGGGGCCGCGGGATGGCCGCCGGCAGCAGGCGTGCCGACGAGACACGGCCCGTGGCGAAGGGGCAAATCCAGGAAGTTTCGGTGA
- a CDS encoding molybdopterin-dependent oxidoreductase, producing MTYEITVNGRVQTRRPAAGQCLRTYLRAGGWYGVKKGCDAGDCGACTVHVDGQPVHSCLYPALRAYGREVTTIEGLATGEELHPVQQAFLDACGFQCGFCTPGMVMTAAALTPEQSQDLPEALRGNLCRCTGYRAIVDAIRAPADSSGSTSPVTGEPCGEAVFGHSEQDPAGPAVVTGAARYTLDADLPGVLHLKLLRSPHAHARITAIDTTGALDVPGVCLVLTHHDVPGVRFSTGMHEQADDEPFDTRVLDDVVRYAGQRVAAVVAETEAAAEEGCRRLRVDYEVLPAVTDPHAALTEKASRVHPDGNVVHEVHRLSGDVNGAFARADCVYEGTFRTQRVQHAALETHAALAWLDEAGRLTVRTATQTPHLVRRALCRVLNLPLRQVRVVAGRVGGGFGGKQELLCEDIVALAAWQLRRPVRLEYTRSEEFAATTRHPFDIHLQAAASRDGTLSGLKLRIVCDAGAYGNHSPTVLERACQDVTGMYRWGAVAVDGYAVYTHTVPSGAFRGYGRAQVTFAMESALDELARRLGIAPPALRRQNAVPAGEDITALNGTVLARADGGLTACLDLLDTLRHHPDRPAVRPPEGWLTGEGMAVAMQPTVPTGSHLAQARLRLSVDGHYELDIGGPEFGSGATTVHRQIVAEVLHTEPTAVRVRQADTDLVDHDTGVFASTATTVAAHAVRRAAHALRSAILAAAGDRTGVAATDCRLTAHAVLAPGNRQLPLHELAAEACSAGRELNASGEANGSSGPAAFNAQYFRLAVDPRTGETRILDSAHAADAGTVLNAAQSRGQIEGGLAQGIGTTLLEDLPLDADARPVVTTLRDYPIPQLADVPRTRIAFVFRSDGHSPAAAKPLAEFTISPVAPALANALHDATGIRFTTLPLRPDTIWAALASRGPEMT from the coding sequence ATGACGTACGAGATCACCGTCAACGGCCGCGTTCAGACCCGCCGGCCGGCCGCTGGCCAGTGCCTGCGGACCTACCTGCGGGCGGGCGGTTGGTACGGGGTGAAAAAGGGCTGCGACGCCGGGGACTGCGGGGCGTGCACCGTGCACGTCGACGGCCAGCCGGTCCATTCCTGTCTGTATCCGGCCTTGCGCGCCTACGGCCGGGAGGTCACCACCATCGAAGGGCTGGCCACCGGTGAGGAACTGCATCCGGTGCAGCAGGCCTTCCTCGACGCCTGCGGGTTCCAGTGCGGGTTCTGCACGCCGGGCATGGTGATGACCGCGGCCGCCCTGACACCCGAGCAGAGCCAGGACCTGCCGGAAGCGTTGCGGGGGAACCTGTGCCGCTGCACTGGCTACCGCGCCATCGTCGACGCCATCCGCGCCCCAGCCGACAGCAGCGGTAGCACAAGCCCCGTCACGGGGGAGCCGTGCGGTGAGGCGGTGTTCGGCCACAGCGAACAGGACCCGGCCGGGCCGGCGGTGGTCACCGGTGCGGCCCGCTACACCCTCGACGCCGACCTGCCGGGTGTGCTCCATTTGAAGCTGTTGCGCTCCCCGCACGCTCACGCCCGCATTACCGCCATCGACACCACCGGCGCCTTGGACGTTCCCGGTGTGTGCCTGGTGCTCACGCATCACGATGTGCCTGGCGTGCGGTTCTCCACCGGCATGCACGAACAGGCCGACGACGAACCCTTCGACACCCGCGTCCTCGATGACGTGGTCCGCTACGCCGGTCAGCGCGTCGCCGCCGTCGTCGCCGAGACGGAGGCGGCTGCCGAGGAGGGCTGCCGGCGGTTGCGCGTCGATTACGAGGTGCTGCCCGCGGTCACGGATCCACATGCCGCGTTGACCGAGAAGGCGTCGCGCGTCCATCCGGACGGCAACGTCGTGCACGAGGTCCACCGGTTGAGCGGCGACGTGAACGGGGCGTTCGCGCGGGCGGACTGCGTCTACGAAGGGACGTTCCGCACTCAGCGGGTGCAGCATGCCGCACTGGAGACCCATGCGGCCCTGGCATGGCTCGACGAGGCGGGCCGGCTGACGGTGCGCACCGCCACCCAGACTCCGCACCTGGTGCGCAGGGCGTTGTGCCGTGTGCTGAACCTGCCGCTGCGGCAGGTGCGGGTGGTGGCCGGGCGGGTAGGAGGTGGCTTCGGTGGCAAGCAGGAACTGCTGTGCGAGGACATCGTCGCGCTGGCCGCCTGGCAACTGCGCCGCCCGGTGCGACTGGAATACACCCGCAGTGAGGAGTTCGCCGCCACCACCCGCCACCCCTTCGACATCCACCTTCAGGCCGCGGCCAGCCGGGACGGCACCCTGAGCGGCCTGAAGCTGCGGATCGTCTGCGACGCCGGGGCGTACGGCAACCACTCCCCCACTGTCCTGGAACGCGCCTGCCAGGACGTGACGGGGATGTACCGGTGGGGTGCGGTGGCCGTTGACGGGTACGCCGTCTACACCCACACCGTGCCGTCGGGGGCTTTTCGCGGCTACGGACGCGCGCAGGTCACCTTCGCCATGGAATCGGCCCTTGATGAACTCGCCCGCCGGCTCGGTATCGCCCCGCCGGCCTTGCGCCGGCAGAACGCCGTCCCCGCAGGTGAGGACATCACCGCGCTGAACGGCACCGTCCTCGCCCGCGCCGACGGCGGCCTCACCGCCTGCCTGGACCTGCTGGATACGCTGCGGCACCACCCCGACCGGCCGGCCGTACGCCCGCCGGAGGGCTGGCTGACGGGTGAGGGCATGGCCGTCGCCATGCAACCCACTGTGCCCACGGGCAGCCATCTGGCCCAGGCCCGGCTGCGCCTGAGCGTTGACGGCCACTACGAATTGGACATCGGGGGCCCGGAGTTCGGCAGCGGCGCCACCACCGTGCACCGCCAGATCGTCGCCGAAGTCCTGCACACCGAGCCGACCGCCGTGCGGGTACGCCAGGCCGACACCGACCTGGTCGACCACGACACCGGCGTCTTCGCCTCCACCGCCACCACAGTCGCTGCCCACGCCGTACGCCGCGCCGCCCACGCCCTGCGGAGCGCGATCCTTGCCGCGGCCGGCGACCGTACCGGCGTAGCCGCCACGGACTGCCGTCTGACGGCTCACGCCGTTCTGGCCCCGGGCAACCGGCAGCTGCCGCTGCACGAACTGGCCGCCGAAGCCTGCTCGGCCGGCCGTGAACTGAACGCGAGCGGCGAGGCCAACGGCTCCTCCGGGCCGGCCGCTTTCAACGCCCAGTACTTCCGTCTCGCCGTCGACCCCCGCACCGGCGAGACGCGCATCCTCGACAGCGCCCATGCCGCCGACGCCGGCACCGTCCTCAACGCCGCGCAAAGTCGCGGCCAGATCGAAGGCGGCCTCGCCCAGGGCATCGGCACCACCCTCCTCGAGGATCTGCCTCTCGATGCCGACGCGCGTCCCGTGGTGACCACCCTGCGCGACTACCCCATTCCCCAGCTGGCCGACGTCCCCCGCACACGCATCGCTTTCGTCTTCCGCTCCGACGGGCACAGTCCGGCGGCAGCCAAGCCTCTCGCCGAGTTCACCATCAGTCCGGTGGCCCCCGCCCTGGCCAACGCCCTGCACGACGCCACCGGCATCCGCTTCACCACCCTGCCGCTGCGCCCGGACACCATCTGGGCCGCACTCGCCAGCCGAGGACCAGAGATGACGTGA
- a CDS encoding FAD binding domain-containing protein, whose protein sequence is MDLTTVREVCDARRSPRWQAGDAWLAGGTYLFSEPQPLLRRLLDLERMGWEALRVTSGGLEIAATCTVTQLHAFVPPGRMAWPAAVALFGPCCRAFSSSFKVWNTATLGGNICLALPAAPLIALTAALEGECVLLAQDGGVRRMPVARFVTGAGRTALAEGELLRSVLLPARALRRRAAVRRASLRPQGRSAALLVATVDPGDGTWRVTVTGSTTRPVVVSFDRPPAAQALREALEQAVDPVGWVDDVHGHPAWRRHMTLLLAEELRTELADEERV, encoded by the coding sequence GTGGACCTGACGACTGTGCGGGAGGTGTGCGACGCGCGGCGCTCGCCGCGGTGGCAGGCGGGGGACGCCTGGCTGGCCGGAGGGACGTACCTGTTCTCCGAACCGCAGCCCCTGCTCCGTAGGCTGCTGGACCTCGAACGTATGGGCTGGGAAGCGCTGCGGGTCACGTCCGGTGGGCTGGAGATTGCCGCGACCTGCACTGTCACTCAGCTGCACGCCTTCGTCCCGCCCGGGCGGATGGCGTGGCCGGCGGCTGTGGCGCTGTTCGGGCCGTGCTGCCGTGCGTTCTCCTCCTCCTTCAAGGTCTGGAACACCGCCACCCTGGGCGGCAACATCTGCCTGGCGCTGCCGGCCGCTCCTCTGATCGCTCTCACCGCGGCGCTGGAGGGCGAGTGCGTGCTGCTGGCGCAGGACGGCGGTGTACGGCGGATGCCCGTGGCACGATTCGTCACCGGCGCCGGGCGTACCGCGCTGGCGGAGGGAGAGCTGCTGCGGTCGGTGCTGCTACCCGCCCGGGCGCTGCGCCGACGGGCGGCGGTGCGGCGGGCGTCGCTGCGCCCCCAGGGCCGGTCGGCCGCTCTGCTGGTCGCCACCGTCGATCCCGGGGACGGGACATGGCGGGTGACGGTCACTGGTTCGACCACGCGGCCGGTGGTGGTGTCGTTCGACCGGCCGCCGGCCGCGCAGGCCTTGCGGGAGGCCCTGGAGCAGGCTGTCGACCCAGTCGGCTGGGTGGACGATGTGCACGGTCATCCGGCCTGGCGGCGCCATATGACTTTGCTGCTCGCCGAGGAACTGCGCACCGAGCTCGCCGACGAGGAGCGGGTATGA